The nucleotide window CCGGCGCCGCCACCGTGTTCGCCGTCGTCCGCGCCGCGGCCGCCCTCCAGCTGCCCGTGAAGGTCACGGGCTGGCTGGCCCTCGCGGAGAACATGCCCTCGGACACCGCCATCCGCCCCTCCGACGTCGTGACCATGTACGGCGGCAAGACCGTGGAGATCATGAACACGGACGCCGAGGGACGCGTCGTGATGGCCGACGCGCTCGTCGCCGCCACGGACGAGCGCCCCGACGCCGTGCTGGACATCGCCACCCTGACCGGCGCCCAGCTCGTCGCCCTCGGCACGCGCTACACCGGCGTGATGGGGGACGAGGCCCTGCGCGCGGAGGTCGCGGCGGCGGCCGACCGCGTGGGCGAGCTGGCGTGGGCCATGCCCATCCCGGAGAACCAGCGCGCCTCGCTGGACTCGCGCGTGGCGGACCTCTCGAACATGGGCGACAAGTTCGGCGGGATGATGACCGCCGCCGCCTTCCTGCGCGAGTTCGTCGACGCCGGCCGCGACGCCGCCGAGCGCGCCGAGAGCCCGACCCCGTGGGCCCACCTCGACATCGCCGGACCCTCCTTCAACGACGCCGCTGCCCACGGCTACACCCCCCGCGACGCGACCGGCGTGATGGTGCGCACCCTGGTTGGTCTCATCGCAGGACGCGCCGGGTAAGGTGGGCTCCGACGTCCGTCCCCCGTCCCGGTCCCGGCTCTGTGCCGGGCCGGCGGGGAGGCGGTGACCAGCAGGGATCCCCTGCTCCACCCACTCCCAGCACAAGGAGCATGACAAGTGGCCGATTCGGCAACCGCTCAGGAATTCGACGTCCTCGTCCTCGGCGGTGGCTCCGCCGGGTACGCGGCAGCCCTCCGGGCCGTCCAGTACGGCATGACCGTCGGCCTGGTCGAGAAGGCCAAGCTCGGCGGCACCTGCCTCCACTGGGGCTGCATCCCCACGAAGGCCTACCTCCACGCCGCCGAGGTGGCCGACGAGACCCGCCACGCCGAGAAGTTCGGCGTCAACGCCACGCTCGAGTCCGTGGACATGGCGAAGGTGCGCGACTACAAGGACGGCATCGTCGCCGGCAAGCACAAGGGCCTCACCGGCCTCATGAAGATGCGCAAGGTCCAGGTCATCGAGGGTGAGGGCAAGCTCGTCTCCCAGGACGAGATCGAGGTCGACGGCACCCGCTACAAGGCCAAGAACATCGTGCTGGCCTCCGGGTCCGTCTCGAAGACGATGGGCCTGCCGATCTCCAAGAAGATCATGACCTCCACCGAGGCCCTGGAGCTGGACTACACCCCCAAGTCCGCCATCGTGCTCGGCGGCGGCGTCATCGGGTCCGAGTTCGCCTCCCTGTGGAACTCGTTCGGCGTGGAGGTCACCATCATCGAGGGCCTGAAGAACCTCGTGGCCAACGAGGACCCCGCGATCATCAAGATCGTGGAGCGCGAGTTCAAGAAGCGCGGCATCAAGAGCAGCCT belongs to Micrococcus sp. 2A and includes:
- the lpdA gene encoding dihydrolipoyl dehydrogenase, with the protein product MADSATAQEFDVLVLGGGSAGYAAALRAVQYGMTVGLVEKAKLGGTCLHWGCIPTKAYLHAAEVADETRHAEKFGVNATLESVDMAKVRDYKDGIVAGKHKGLTGLMKMRKVQVIEGEGKLVSQDEIEVDGTRYKAKNIVLASGSVSKTMGLPISKKIMTSTEALELDYTPKSAIVLGGGVIGSEFASLWNSFGVEVTIIEGLKNLVANEDPAIIKIVEREFKKRGIKSSLGTFFDKVEETESGVKVTLADGKEFEAEVCLVAVGRGPNTEGLGFEEQGITLDRGFVITNERLHTGVGNIYAVGDIVPGLQLAHRGYQQGIFVAEEIAGNTPMVVEDINVPKVTFTDPEIMSVGYSQPKAEEKFGKDNVEVAEYNLAGNGKSSILGTGGIIKLVRQKNGPIVGVHGVGKRISEQIGEAQLIVNWEAYPEDVAQFVHAHPTQNESLGEAAMALFGHPLHG